In Humulus lupulus chromosome 6, drHumLupu1.1, whole genome shotgun sequence, a single genomic region encodes these proteins:
- the LOC133782886 gene encoding cysteine-rich receptor-like protein kinase 4, which translates to MAAINTIFLFSFSIVFFSVQFQNSSAQPWIQAGYWYAQSESPIPDINSVLFTHLICASANVNSTTYHLSIPSADQQYVSSFTTIVKRRNPSIKTLLSIWNRQAETNKSIVGEKGNNYSVLSAMLEKPSNRRFFIDSSIKTARLYGFEGLDLHWLYPTSASDMSNIGILLDEWRAAVDSESRSSTQSKLILTMALQYVPEYVKSLSYPIESLVRNLDWGHVRAYDYHLPSKENVTGAHAALYDPNSNKNTDYGIREWLSRGFPSEKLVLGLPFHGYAWTLVNPKVNGVGSPASGMAMTQDGSMSYEYIKRHTRSYGAKIVYNATYVVNYCVIGATWIGFDDVEAIKTKISYAKEKKLLGYNVFMVMNDDNWMLSRAAHGEEIDQDNKRRLLLIIILPIAFILVLLTLIMCYLPLRKLLKWKGLDYLSSYRNTNTPETENVESDAQNLQVFSFSKIKVATNNFSNDNKLGEGGFGIVYKGILPRGQEIAVKRLSKTSTQGVEEFENEVTLTARLQHVNLTRVLGYCIQREEKMLIYEYMPNYSLDFYIFDPIKRHQLDWEKRVHIIEGITQGLLYLQEYSNFTIIHRDLKSSNVLLDNDMNPKISDFGMAKLFRKDVLEANTDRIVGTYGYVPPEYVKKGTYSMKYDVYSFGVLLLQIISGKKSTCYYGPSENLHLLDYAYQTWEVCKGVEFFDQSLDDSSSRCKLFKCLQVALLCVQESPKDRPTMLEIYSMLRDETKAIGIPRRPAFSMESGGRVEHTSTSQQTSCSPNCLSISDVIPR; encoded by the exons ATGGCAGCCATAAACACTATTTTCCTATTCTCCTTCTCCATCGTCTTCTTCTCTGTTCAGTTTCAAAACTCCTCTGCTCAACCATGGATACAAGCTGGTTACTGGTACGCACAAAGCGAGTCGCCCATACCTGACATAAACTCAGTCTTGTTCACTCATCTCATATGTGCTTCCGCCAATGTAAACTCCACCACCTACCATCTCTCGATACCTTCCGCCGATCAGCAGTACGTCTCCAGCTTCACCACCATCGTAAAACGACGGAACCCTTCAATCAAAACGCTTCTCTCCATCTGGAACCGCCAAGCCGAGACCAATAAATCAATAGTTGGTGAAAAGGGAAACAACTACTCTGTCTTGTCCGCCATGTTAGAAAAACCTTCAAACAGAAGGTTTTTTATTGACTCGTCTATCAAAACAGCCCGACTCTATGGATTCGAAGGCCTGGACTTGCATTGGCTGTATCCCACATCAGCTTCAGACATGTCTAACATTGGAATTTTATTAGACGAGTGGAGAGCAGCTGTGGACTCCGAGTCAAGGAGCTCAACTCAGTCGAAATTGATACTTACAATGGCTCTTCAGTATGTGCCTGAATATGTTAAATCATTGAGTTACCCTATCGAGTCATTGGTGAGAAATTTAGACTGGGGTCATGTTAGGGCGTATGACTATCATTTGCCATCCAAGGAGAATGTTACTGGGGCTCATGCTGCTCTTTATGACCCTAATAGTAATAAAAACACAGATTATGGTATAAGGGAATGGTTAAGCAGAGGATTTCCTTCTGAGAAACTGGTTTTGGGATTGCCTTTTCATGGTTATGCATGGACCCTGGTGAATCCTAAAGTCAATGGAGTTGGTTCACCGGCTTCTGGCATGGCCATGACACAAGATGGTTCAATGAGCTATGAGTATATCAAGCGGCACACTCGGAGTTATGGAGCTAAGATAGTTTATAATGCTACTTATGTTGTGAATTATTGTGTAATAGGGGCGACTTGGATTGGTTTTGATGATGTTGAAGCTATCAAGACTAAGATTTCTTATGCCAAGGAGAAGAAGTTGCTTGGTTACAATGTGTTTATGGTCATGAATGATGACAATTGGATGCTTTCTCGGGCAG CTCATGGGGAAGAGATTGATCAAGATAACAAGAGGAGGTTATTACTAATAATCATACTTCCAATTGCTTTCATTTTGGTTCTCCTAACCCTCATAATGTGCTACTTACCCCTACGAAAATTACTGAAATGGAAAG GATTAGACTATTTATCTTCATATAGGAATACTAATACACCAGAAACTGAAAATGTTGAAAGTGATGCTCAAAATCTGCAAGTGTTCAGTTTTTCTAAAATCAAAGTAGCCACAAACAACTTCTCAAATGACAACAAGCTTGGTGAAGGGGGTTTCGGCATTGTTTACAAG gGGATACTACCAAGAGGGCAGGAAATTGCAGTAAAGAGACTATCGAAGACATCGACTCAAGGAGTTGAGGAATTTGAAAATGAAGTTACACTCACTGCAAGACTACAACATGTTAATCTAACAAGGGTACTGGGATACTGCattcagagagaagaaaagatGTTGATTTATGAGTATATGCCAAACTATAGCTTAGACTTCTACATATTTG ATCCTATTAAACGACACCAATTAGATTGGGAAAAGAGGGTTCACATTATTGAAGGGATAACTCAAGGGCTTCTATATCTCCAAGAATACTCAAACTTCACCATTATACACCGCGATTTGAAATCTAGCAACGTTTTGTTGGACAATGACATGAATCCTAAGATATCAGATTTTGGAATGGCTAAGCTCTTCAGAAAAGATGTGCTTGAAGCAAACACAGACCGCATTGTTGGAACATA CGGCTATGTTCCTCCTGAATATGTAAAAAAGGGTACATACTCCATGAAGTATGATGTCTACAGCTTTGGAGTTCTACTTTTGCAAATCATAAGTGGAAAGAAGAGCACCTGTTACTATGGACCAAGTGAAAATTTGCATCTTTTAGACTAT GCTTATCAAACGTGGGAAGTTTGCAAAGGAGTGGAGTTTTTTGATCAATCACTAGACGATTCTTCTTCGCGTTGTAAACTATTTAAATGCTTGCAAGTAGCCCtactatgtgtccaagaaagtCCCAAGGATAGGCCTACTATGTTGGAAATATATTCAATGCTTAGAGATGAAACCAAAGCCATTGGTATTCCTAGAAGACCAGCTTTCTCTATGGAAAGTGGTGGAAGAGTAGAACACACATCCACATCCCAACAAACAAGTTGTTCGCCTAATTGTTTGTCAATTTCTGATGTCATACCACGATGA